The Kryptolebias marmoratus isolate JLee-2015 linkage group LG18, ASM164957v2, whole genome shotgun sequence genome includes a region encoding these proteins:
- the LOC108247550 gene encoding myomegalin isoform X5: protein MSGFLYRGRHCGAENRAGPKSFGPTMDSSRDETNRSPAVQMHSFREFEQHLNDLKKENFSLKLRIYFLEEKIQQKFEESSNEVHRRNIELKVEVESLKKELEEKQELLDKALSTAEALSNQNEAQLLRRLAEQQQDVSRVQEVLETKVQLLEKGAELARDQAHRMAQLADSEARRRLVLEREMEERMEEPRGPEGPSAQRASTDEDRLIEELTQEKHSLALRVEELEVKVHSLSSSLKRKEREAEVLMDEQQGRLGRYERAAGQCVGELQKAQNRVCSLQAKIRESETRNQKLQERLAEMELELRSAREEAQQQERNVQNLTDAVGSREAEVSELYRVIEEQNKMLSSLRDLQRSGSEAAPGQTEVLALQASLFQAQLELQAGQRAQRQAARAQEVQNRALERLEKDLQGALQHRRETDRHNQELQLVLQKVRSALQENEEQLRQNQQERQREDEEAQRTIKELRTSLQTKEKLVEEYCELLEDPKGTRDSQVLKLRQRITERDRALERAVDEKFRSVEQKEEELHGLQLLLRERDRDLDRQRCVLSNNEETIASLEALLRGKVLELDRVSNAWRTVQRQQQDGEDRQNRILREKDAIVGQLQEVLHARTQEAQELRCSLLPQVHSAPGLVLEELKVRLQLKDRLFQEVLADQTRQAQEHQEQVQDLLRTISCRDQYIQDSTSRLGEVLAEQASRLQELRRQLSSGSGSQPDSGPELQELQELQEELRLALRREQENRAAQLASLSRSLNMKEETIRDLQRQLADPSDLPLVERLTQEVQELREILVQQDAGLVPGRDRDWPNGRQPEFGGLSSEDNEDLKSEVTGSVDEGDPKAQDVDGPGLTGVQQLLEQKQEVENQLRELKTQLDKSGFSSLSHMRKALFSLQAENEGLKQGMLGGEKEEEEEEESCELWDAWDEELSPSQDSANELKDGLQRPPLSQRTVCLQQQSRDLQERLMVSEATVQVQAEQLKDYRDLLTETAVQQDSKQVQVDLQDLGYETCGRSENEAERDGTSSPEFDDLEMCTSLDCGSQWWPASSSSSTKTTTQSSGSGDEASSLQRLVEDLHSQLSRSQGVIRGLQSRLRSLSTPGTSSAPRKVNWSSPQSGTEEDEGWQSSDGGVSASPRHLHPDKDLQELTSRVDALEDQLRKGGKKTEDGDSATWPGNIDSLIKAQARELSHLRQRLREGRGVCSILTQHLGDTTKAFEELLRANDVDYYMGQSFRDQLAQGSALAQRVSSKISGRDRSEDPDEKTELLAIRLSKELQQKDKVIESLRAKLNLHHHHRPDTPCSSHALSDTTDQSDRISYVSDEHGSTNEDPEFCFDVDGANELGLEETRSSAGVRTESHHAISVSRRPSAPPSVTSSHRSQSCLSCPSMHCSGSPHRPADVQSLTAPVFTSCHPLTSSSSQRTPLSVPLPPSTRRTQSSRRVGFCLAEVQQELQMLQKQLRGDERFPSPRSRPLSGFPLAHQQPVDPSSFLPPLSFQSFQPSPFSSAASSISLDAGVAMRGGAGLLESSALWEMTYGSRAPRVGADLSTGSSGYQSGTSHTGSDLMKEHLREIRSLRQRLEDSIQTNDRLRQQLEDKMTRTASEKGGPTNIYIQGLDSVSQLSSKIRLLKEENFSLQAQLKLAATEGSKEAEHLREAVLLEQSRVKEAELDAERWAGLSRQLQAEAEVQRQEAAQLKQDRLRNQETINRLQHEASVLQQQLNESRSLVPELQNELQTRRRDTGQVNDSFDPRELHVQLDHQLIGQTDMSPAARRRLFSENVPPLPVRGAGVSGASSPQRPEQKHREAADPDTSPPQAPAPGGSFADRRGCHALGHLQDFKALQQQLLEGSALLLNMEAALCSLKASQQLHQPSDSGCVRKLLSDSQTLNRILQEAHSLLRRFWRAALPDSDGTRLDGSLAEEVVSLRLKLSERETALQETTDRLRSSSLSRDSMERLIVSQLSRTRDVLQKAKSNLQENQLRISSSSSFLLLPHLTC from the exons CACCTGAACGACCTGAAGAAGGAGAACTTCAGCCTGAAGCTCAGGATCTACTTCCTGGAGGAGAAAATCCAGCAGAAGTTTGAGGAGAGCAGCAATGAGGTGCACCGGAGG AACATCGAGCTGAAGGTTGAAGTTGAGAGTTtgaagaaggagctggaggagaagcaggagCTTCTGGACAAAGCTCT ATCCACAGCAGAggctttatccaatcagaatgaAGCGCAGCTGCTGCGCCGCCTGgccgagcagcagcaggacgtCAGCCGCGTTCAGGAGGTCCTGGAGACCAAAGTCCAGCTGCTGGAGAAG GGGGCGGAGCTGGCTCGGGACCAGGCCCACAGGATGGCCCAGCTGGCCGACTCGGAGGCCCGGCGCCGACTGGTtctggagcgggagatggaggagaggaTGGAGGAACCCAGAGGCCCAGAGGGACCGAGCGCCCAGCGAGCTTCAACCGATGAAGACAG GCTGATCGAGGAGCTGACGCAGGAGAAACACTCGCTGGCTCTGCgggtggaggagctggaggtcaaagttcacagccTTTCGTCGTCCCTGAAGAGGAAGGAGCGAGAAGCAGAG GTTCTGATGGACGAGCAGCAGGGCCGGCTCGGTCGGTATGAGAGAGCAGCGGGTCAGTGTGTCGGGGAGCTGCAGAAGGCCCAGAACCGGGTCTGTTCTCTGCAGGCCAAGATCAGAGAGAGCGAGACAAGAAACCAG AAGCTGCAGGAGCGTCTCGCTGAGATGGAGCTGGAGCTGCGGTCGGCCCGAGAGGAGGCCCAGCAGCAGGAGAGGAACGTCCAGAACCTCACTGATGCCGTCGGCTCCAGGGAGGCGGAG GTTTCTGAGCTGTACCGAGTGATCGAGGAGCAGAACAAGATGCTGAGTTCTCTCAGAGACCTGCAG CGGTCCGGTTCCGAGGCTGCTCCGGGTCAGACCGAGGTTCTGGCTCTGCAGGCATCTCTGTTCCAGGctcagctggagctgcaggCCGGGCAGCGGGCGCAGCGGCAGGCGGCCCGGGCTCAGGAGGTCCAGAACCGGGCCCTGGAGAGGCTGGAGAAAgacctgcagggggcgctgcagcACAGGAGGGAGACGGACAGACACAACCAG gagctgcagctggttctACAGAAGGTCCGATCCGCTCTGCAGGAGAACGAGGAGCAGCTGAGGCAGAACCAGcaggagagacagagggaggacgaggaggcccagaggaccATCAAAGAGCTGAGGACGTCCCTGCAGACCAAAGAGAAGCTTGTGGAG GAATACTGCGAGCTGCTGGAGGATCCGAAGGGAACCAGAGACTCTCAGGTTCTGAAACTTCGTCAGCGGATCACGGAGCGAGACCGAGCTCTGGAG CGAGCCGTGGACGAGAAGTTCCGATCCGTGgagcagaaagaggaggaaCTTCATggtcttcagctgctgctccggGAGAGGGACAGGGACCTGGACCGGCAGCGCTGCGTCCTGTCCAACAACGAGGAGACCATAGCT AGTCTGGAGGCACTGCTGAGGGGGAAGGTTCTGGAGCTGGACCGGGTGTCCAATGCCTGGAGGACCGTCCAGAGACAGCAGCAGGACGGAGAGGACAGGCAGAACCGGATCCTCAGGGAGAAGGACGCCATCGTGGGTCAGCTGCAGGAGGTGCTGCACGCTCGGACGCAGGaggctcag gagctgcGCTGCTCCCTGCTGCCTCAGGTCCATTCTGCTCCTGGCCTGGttctggaggagctgaaggtcCGTCTCCAGCTTAAGGACCGCCTCTTCCAGGAAGTGTTGGCCGACCAGACCCGTCAGGCCCAGGAGCACCAGGAGCAGGTCCAAGATCTGCTCAGAACCATCAGCTGCAGGGATCAGTACATTCAG GACTCGACGAGCCGACTCGGAGAGGTTCTGGCTGAGCAGGCGTCCAGACTCCAGGAGCTCCGCAGACAGCTGAGCTCTGGTTCTGGATCGCAGCCGGACTCGGGCccggagctgcaggagctgcaggagctgcaggaggagctgcgCCTGGCCCTGAGGAGGGAGCAGGAGAACCGGGCCGCCCAGCTGGCCTCCCTCAGCAGGAGTCTGAACATGAAGGAGGAGACGATCCGG GACCTCCAGAGGCAGCTGGCGGATCCGTCAGACCTCCCTCTGGTGGAACGGCTCACCCAGGAGGTCCAGGAGCTGAGGGAGATTCTGGTCCAGCAGGATGCTGGCCTGGTACCGGGCAGGGACCGGGACTGGCCCAACGGCAGGCAGCCCGAGTTCGGAG gtCTGAGTTCAGAAGATAATGAGGACCTGAAGAGTGAAGTCACTGGAAGTGTTGATGAAGGCGACCCGAAGGCGCAG GATGTGGATGGTCCGGGTCTGACGGGggtccagcagctgctggagcagAAACAAGAGGTGGAGAATCAACTGAGGGAGCTGAAGACGCAGCTGGACAAGTCTGgattctcctctctgtctcatATGAG GAAAGCTCTGTTCAGCCTGCAGGCAGAGAATGAAGGTCTGAAGCAAGGCATGCTGGGAGgtgagaaggaagaggaggaggaggaggagagctgtGAGCTGTGGGACGCCTGGGACGAAGAGCTGTCTCCATCTCAG GACTCTGCTAATGAGTTGAAGGACGGTCTGCAGCGTCCCCCTCTGTCTCAAAGGACGgtctgtctgcagcagcagagcagagaccTGCAGGAGAGGCTGATGGTGTCAGAGGCCACGGTCCAGGTCCAGGCCGAGCAGCTCAAAGACTACAGAGACCTGCTGA cagaaacagccGTGCAGCAGGACAGTAAGCAGGTCCAAGTGGACCTGCAGGACCTGGGCTATGAGACCTGCGGCCGCAGCGAGAACGAGGCTGAGAGGGACGGAACCAGCAGTCCAG AGTTTGATGACCTGGAGATGTGCACGTCCCTGGACTGTGGTTCCCAGTGGTGGCCCgccagctccagcagctccaccaAAACCACCACGCAGAGCTCCGGCTCCGGGGACGAGGCCTCGTCTCTGCAGCGCCTGGTGGAGGACCTCCACTCGCAGCTGTCCCGCTCCCAGGGGGTGATCCGTGGGCTGCAGAGCCGCCTCCGCTCCCTCTCCACCCCTGGTACCTCCTCCGCTCCCCGTAAGGTCAACTGGTCATCCCCGCAGAGCGGGACGGAGGAGGATGAGGGCTGGCAGTCCTCTGACGGAGGGGTGTCGGCGTCGCCCCGTCACCTCCACCCAGACAAGGACCTGCAGGAGCTCACGTCCCGAGTGGACGCCTTGGAGGACCAGCTGAGGAAAGGTGGCAAGAAGACGGAGGATGGAGACTCTGCCACGTGGCCAGG gaACATCGACTCGTTGATCAAGGCTCAGGCCCGAGAGCTGTCCCACCTCCGCCAGCGGCTGCGCGAGGGCCGAGGTGTCTGCAGCATCCTCACCCAGCACCTGGGGGACACCACCAAGGCCTTTGAGGAGCTGCTGAGGGCCAACGACGTCGACTACTACATGGGCCAGAGCTTCAGGGATCAGCTGGCTCAAGGCAGTGCTCTGGCTCAGAGGGTCAGCTCCAAGATCAGCGGGC GGGATCGTTCTGAGGATCCAGACGAGAAGACGGAGCTGCTCGCCATCCG ACTCAGtaaagagctgcagcagaaggaTAAAGTCATCGAGTCTCTGCGAGCAAAACTAaaccttcatcatcatcatcgacCTGACACGCCCTGCAGCAGCCACGCCCTCTCCGACACCACCGACCAATCAGATCGCATCTCCTACGTCTCTGATGAGCACGGATCCACCAACGAGGACCCGGAGTTCTGCTTCGATGTGGATGGGGCCAACGAGCTCGGCCTGGAGGAAACACGGAGTTCTGCCGGAGTCAGGACAG AATCTCATCATGCCATCTCCGTGTCACGCCGTCCGTCTGCCCCTCCATCCGTCACCTCCTCCCATCGCTCCCAGTCCTGTCTCAGCTGCCCCAGTATGCATTGCTCCGGCTCGCCGCACCGACCTGCAGACGTGCAGAGTCTGACAG CGCCGGTCTTTACTTCCTGTCACCCtttgacctcctcctcctcccagagGACCCCCCTCTCTGTCCCCCTTCCCCCCTCGACCCGGCGAACCCAAAGCAGCAGAAGAGTGGGTTTCTGTCTGGCTGAGGTCCAGCAGGAGCTGCAGATGTTACAGAAACAGCTAAGAGGCGATGAGA GGTTTCCCAGCCCCCGGTCCAGACCCCTTTCTGGTTTCCCGCTGGCCCACCAGCAGCCGGTCGACCCGTCCTCCTTCCTGCCTCCCCTCTCCTTCCAAAGCTTCCAGCCGTCTCCGTTCAGCAGCGCCGCCAGCAGCATCAGCCTGGACGCCGGTGTGGCCATGAGAGGCGGGGCCGGCCTGCTGGAGAGCAGCGCATTGTGGGAAATGACCTACGGGAGCCGAGCGCCGAGAGTCGGAGCCGACCTGTCGACAGGATCGTCGGGGTACCAGTCGGGTACCAGCCACACAG GCTCAGATCTGATGAAGGAGCACCTGAGAGAGATCCGGAGTCTGAGACAGAGACTGGAGGACTCCATCCAGACCAACGACCGCCTCCGacagcagctggaggacaaaATGACTCGGACCGCCTCCGAAAAAG GTGGTCCCACCAACATCTACATCCAGGGTCTGGACTCAGTCAGCCAGCTTTCCAGTAAGATCCGACTCCTGAAGGAGGAGAACTTCAGTCTGCAGGCGCAGCTGAAACTCGCCGCCACAG AGGGCAGTAAGGAGGCGGAGCATCTCAGGGAGGCGGTGCTTCTGGAGCAGTCCAGGGTCAAGGAGGCGGAGCTAGATGCAGAGAGGTGGGCGGGGCTAAGCAGGCAGCTGCAAGCAGAGGCCGAGGTTCAGAGGCAGGAGGCCGCGCAGCTGAAACAGGACAGACTGAGGAACCAGGAGACCATCAACAG GCTACAGCACGAGGCGAgtgtcctgcagcagcagctgaacgaGAGCCGCAGTTTGGTCCCCGAGCTTCAGAACGAGCTTCAGACGCGACGCAGAGACACAG GACAGGTGAACGACAGCTTTGACCCCAGAGAGCTGCACGTTCAGCTGGACCACCAGCTGATTGGTCAGACGGACATGTCGCCTGCAGCCAGGAGGCGACTCTTCAGCG AAAATGTCCCGCCTCTTCCTGTCAGAGGCGCCGGAGTCTCTGGCGCTTCGTCTCCTCAACGACCcgagcagaaacacagagaggcaGCTGATCCAG aCACCTCGCCTCCGCAGGCTCCGGCCCCGGGCGGCTCCTTCGCTGACCGTCGTGGCTGCCACGCGCTCGGACACCTCCAGGACTTCAAggcgctgcagcagcagctgctggaggggaGCGCCCTCCTCCTCAATATGGAGGCTGCTCTGTGTTCCCTAAAGGCCTCGCAGCAGCTCCATCAG CCTTCAGACTCAGGATGTGTCAGAAAACTGCTGTCGGACTCTCAAACCCTGAACCGGATCCTGCAGGAGGCCCATTCTCTGCTGCGCAGGTTCTGGAGAGCCGCTCTGCCCGACTCTGACGGAACCAGACTG GACGGGTCCCTGGCGGAGGAGGTGGTTTCTCTGCGCCTGAAGCTGTCGGAGCGAGAGACGGCTCTGCAGGAGACGACGGACAGACTGAGGAGCTCCAGCCTCAGCAGAGACAGCATGGAGCGCCTCATCGTCAGCCAGC tgtCCAGAACCCGGGATGTCCTGCAGAAAGCCAAGTCCAACCTACAG gagaaccagctcaggatctcctcttcctcctccttcctcctcctccctcacctGACCTGTTAA